The genomic interval CATCGACGGCGGTTTCGGCGCGCGCCGCGCTCGCCCCAAACGGACCGGGGCTGAAGCTCAGAACCGGAGTCGCTGCGGCCAACAAGCCGCCCTGCAGAAGATGTCGTCGGGTCAACGTCACGATACTGAAATCCCTGTTCGCTGCGGTCTTCGCCCAGACCGGACTGTCCGAGGATTCGTCCGATTATGGCGATTTTGGCGGAGGATAACACCCCACGCACGGCCGACTTGCGGCGAAAGGTCCCGGTTACCGATGTTTAATCCGCACCGGTTTCGCAAAACAAAACGGCCGGGAAAATCCCGGCCGTTCAACATTCCAATCTTGGAAAACCGTTACTTCTCTGCCGTCGCCGGCAGCGCTTCGGGCTTGTCGGAATTCTTGTTGAGATAGGCGATCAGGTCGGCCCGCTCCTTGTCGTTCGGAATGCCGGCGAAGCTCATCGCGGTGCCGGGGATATAGCCCTTCGGATTGGCGAGGAACTTGTTGAGCTCGTCGAACGTCCAGGCGCCGCCCTTGGCCTTCATCGCAGCCGAGAAATTGAAACCGTTGCGGCCTTCGCCGCGATGGTCGCCGACGATGCCGTAGAGATTCGGGCCGACGCGGTTCGGGCCGTCTTTTTCGAAGGTGTGGCAGGCGGCGCACTTCTTGGCGACCTTGGAGCCCTGGTCGACCGAGGCGGTCTGCAGCAGCTTCTCGATCGGCTCGTCCACCTTCGGCGCAGCATCCTTAGCCTGAGCCGGCTCGGCTTCCTTCACGGCGATGGCGTAGCCCTGCTTTTCGGGCTTGGTCGGGGAAAAGATCGCCTGGGCGGCGAAGTTGGATAGCAACAGGATCAGCAAGGTCCCGAAGATCGCGCCGACAATTTTGTTGAGTTCGAAAGTATCCATTTTCGCTCGCGTTTCCAAACCAGCCCGCGTCCGGACTTGTTCATCGGAGGCATTCTCAACTCGACTATAGTCGGGATGAGATATCGGTTTGCCCCTGCGCTGGCAACCCGTATAAACGCCTCACACGCGTCGCTTCGGGCAGCCTGATACCAGTTCCGGCATTCGCTGCGGCGCATCATCCGCCGCAAGCGATCCTTCCATGACATCTCCTGCCACTCTGGTTCTGATCCCCGCCCGGATGGCCGCGACGCGGCTGCCGGGCAAACCGCTGCTCGACATCGCCGGGCTGCCGATGGTGGTGCAGGTGCTGCGCCGGGCGCAGGCGGCGGAGATCGGCCGGGTGGCGGTGGCGACCGATACGCCGGAGATCGCTGCCGCCGTGACCGCCCATGGCGGCGAGGTGGTGATGACCCGCGCCGATCATCCTTCCGGATCGGACCGCATCTTCGAGGCGCTGCAGACGCTGGATCCGGAGCGGAAGATCGACACCGTCATCAACCTGCAGGGCGATTTCCCCACCATCCGCCCCGAGCAGATCGGCGCGGTGCTGGATCCGCTCGCCGACCCGGCCGTCGACATCGCCACGCTGGCAGCCGAGATCCATACCGAGGAAGAGGCCACCAACCCGAACGTGGTCAAGGTGATCGGCTCTCCGCTGGCCGCGGACCGGCTGCGGGCGCTGTACTTTACCCGCGCCACCGCTCCCTGGGGCGACGGGCCGCGCTACCACCACATCGGCCTGTACGGCTACCGCCGCGCCGCCCTGGAGCGGTTCGTGGCGCTGCCCCCTTCGCCGCTCGAGGTGCGCGAAAAGCTCGAACAGCTCCGTGCATTGGAGGCCGGCATGCGGATCGACGTCGGCATCGTGGATACCGTGCCGCGCGGGGTCGACACGGCGGCCGATCTCGAGACCGCACGGCGGGTGCTCGGCGGCTGACCCCGCCCCCTGGCGAAAACCGCTGCGGCTGCTAGAACGCGCGCCAGACACAGGACGCTAAGATCAGACCATGAAAATCGCATTCCAGGGCGAACCCGGCGCCAATTCCCACATCGCGATCAGCGACGCCTATCCCACCGCCGAGGCGATGCCTTGCGCCACCTTCGAGGACGCGCTGAGCGCGATATCCTCGGGTGAAGCCGATCTCGGCATGATCCCGATCGAGAATTCGGTCGCCGGCCGCGTTGCCGACATTCACCACCTGCTGCCGACCTCCAAGCTGTTCATCGTCGGCGAGTGGTTCCTGCCGATCCGGCATCAGCTCGTCGCGGTGCCCGGCGCCAAGCTCGAAGACATCAAGACGGTCGAAAGCCACGTCCACGCACTCGGCCAATGCCGCCGCATCATCCGCAAATTCGGACTGAAGCCGATCGTCGCCGGCGACACTGCCGGCTCGGCACGGATCATCGCCGAACGCGGCGACAAGACCTGCGCGGCGATCTCGTCGCGGCTGGCGGCGAAGATCTATGGTCTCGACATCCTGGCCGAGGACATCGAAGACGAAGCGCATAACACTACCCGCTTCGTGGTGCTGGCACGCGAGCCGCGCTGGGCAGCGCAGGGTTCGGGCAAGCTCGTCACCACGTTTGTGTTCCGGGTGCGCAACCTGCCGGCCGCGCTCTACAAGGCGCTCGGCGGCTTCGCCACCAACGGCGTCAACATGACCAAGCTGGAAAGCTACATGGTCGACGGCAACTTCTTCGCCACGCAGTTTTACGCCGACGTCGAAGGCCATCCCGAGGACCGCAACCTCGCCTTCGCGCTCGACGAACTGAAGTTCTTCTCCCGCGAATTCCGCATCGTCGGCGTCTATCCGGGCCACCCGTTCCGCGACACGTTCAGCGAGCGGTAGGCGAGAGCCCTGCCACGTCATTGCGAGGGAAGCGAAGCAATCCAGCTCGGTGCACTGAGCCTCTGGATTGCTTCGTCGCTGCGCTCCTCGCAATGACGAAAGCTGCTTTGTTGAACTACGCCGCCGCGCGCTGCAGCTCGAAGGCATCGGCCAGCAGGCTGTAGCTGCGCTTGCGCGCTTCGTGATCGTACACCGCGGTAATCACCATCAGCTCGTCGGCGTGGCTTGCGGAGATCAGCGGCTGCAACGCCTGCCGCACCGTCGCCGGACTGCCGACGAACAGCCGCGAGCGATTACGCGCGATCGAGGCGCGGTCTGCGTCGGTGTACGAATAAGACAGAGCTTCTTCGACACTCGGCAGCGGCACATAGCGGCCGCGATCGCGTAGCAGGCGACTGAGATCCATCGAACTCGCGAGCCGCTCCGCTTCCTCATCGGTGTCGGCGACAACGGCGGCGACGGCCAAAATGCCGTGCGGCGTCGACCGCCAACGCGTCGGGCGGAAGTTGCTGCGATAATGCGTCAGCGCCTCGACCGCGTCGTGTGACGCGAAATGATGCGCGAAGGCGAAGCCCATGCCGACCTGCGCGGCGAGCTCGGAACTGTAGTCGCTGGAGCCGAGCAGCCAGATCGGCGGCAGTGGCGTATCGTCGGGCATCGCGACGACGTTGTTGTAGGGATGGCCGGGCGGAAAGCCGCGCGTCTCCCACAGCGTCAGCTCCTGCAGCCGCTCCAGAAAATCATCGCCCTCGCGGCCGTCGAGCCGTCGGCGTAGCGCGTGCATCGTCGCCTGATCGGTGCCCGGCGCGCGGCCGATGCCGAGATCGATCCGGCCAGGGAACAGTGCTTCGAGCATCTTGAAGCGCTCCGCCACGACCAGCGGCGCGTGGTTGGGCAGCATCACCCCACCGGAGCCGACATGGATGCGTTCGGTCACCGCCGCGATCTGCCCAATCATGATGTCCGGCGCCGGACTCGCGACTGAAGGAAGATTGTGATGCTCGGCCAGCCAATAGCGCACATAGCCCAGCACATCCGCATGGCGCGCAAGGTCGATCGAGTTGCGCAACGCCGCAGCCGGCGGTGTGCCGGTGGTGACGACGGACAGATCGAGGATCGAGAGTGGCAGCATTTGCCTAACCTAGTGCGCGACCGAGGCGGGCGCAAAGGTATTGGGCTAGGCAATTCGACGATCCCCTGCCCGTTTCTTTCGGAGTGGGCAGAATGACCGTCTGCTTGGGAAGGTCTGGCTCATCTGGTTCCGCCAGAATCGCTGCACCGCACACAACCATCAGACAGATCGGTTGATTTTCGAAACAGGCGCGGGATACGCCTTGCCCACCCCCGGACACCTCCCAGCTCCGTCCAACGCACAAAACGGACTATTTTGGGCAACTTCCCAAACTGATATCGCCCAAAGTGGGCTGGCCGCCGAAGCCAGTTCGGCCTAATTTAACGCGGTTCGTGGAGGTTCCTGACCGTTGGGCAGCCGCACGCGCCTGTGGACGCCCGAACCGCCCTTTCAAACTGGATGACCATCAGATGAGCGACCTGCCGCAGCAGCTTCCGGCGATTTCCTTCGAGTTCTTCCCACCGAAGACCGAAGAGATGGAGCGCAATTTGTGGCAGGCGATCAGCCGGCTGGCGCCGCTGCATCCGAGCTTCGTCTCGGTCACCTATGGGGCCGGGGGCTCCACCCGGGAGCGGACCCACGCCACGATCGCGCGTATTCTCAAAGAAACCGATCTGACCCCGGCGGCGCATCTGACCTGCGTCGATGCCCCCTGTGCCGACGTCGACGACGTCGTGGCGCGGTATCACGACATCGGCGTCCGCCACATCGTGGCGCTTCGCGGCGATCCGACCACCGGTCTCGGCGGCACCTACACGCCGCATCCGCAGGGCTATCGCAGCTCGGCCGATCTCGTCGCCTCGATCAAGCGCCGCTATCCGGACATCGACGTCACGGTGTCGGCCTATCCGGAGAAGCATCCGGAGAGCACCGGCTTCGATGCCGACCTCGACATCCTGAAGGCCAAGGTCGATGCCGGCGCGACGCGCGCCATCACCCAGTTCTTCTTCGATAACGACCTGTACTTCCGCTACCTCGACCGCGTCCGCGCCCGCGGCATCGACATCCCGATCGTGCCGGGCATCCTGCCGGTGCAGAACTTCAAGCAGGCCGCCGGCTTCGCCGCCCGCGCCGGCGCCAGCGTGCCGGACTGGCTAGCCAAGCAGTTCGAAGGCCTCGACGACGATCCTGACACCCGCAAGCTGGTGGCTGCCACGGTCGCCGCCGGCCAAGTGCACAAGCTCGCCAAGCACGGCGTCAACAACTTCCACTTCTACACCATGAACCGCGCGGACCTGGTGTTCGCCATCAGCCATCTGCTGGGCTTCCGGCCGATCGCCAAGCAGAAGGCCGCGTAAGCAGTGTCCGATATGACCAAGCCCATTTCCGCAGCCCGCACTCGACTTTTGGCCCTCGCCGCGCAGCGGATCCTCGTGCTCGACGGCGCGATGGGGACGATGATCCAGCAGCTGCAGCTCGACGAAGCTGCGTTCCGCGGCGAGCGGTTCAAGGATTTCCACCGCGACCTGCGCGGCAACAACGACCTGTTGATCCTGACCCAGCCGCAGGCGATCGAGGACATCCACGCGCAGTATTTGCGCGCCGGTGCCGACATCGTCGCGACCAACACCTTCTCCTCGACCTCGATCGCGCAGGCCGACTACGACATGTCGGACCTCGCCTACGAGATGAGCCGCGACGGCGCCCGCCTCGCCCGCAACGCCGCCGCCAAGGTCGAAGCCGAAGACGGCAAGCCGCGCTTCGTCGCCGGCGCGATCGGCCCGACCAACCGCACCGCCTCGATCTCGCCGGACGTCGCCAACCCCGGCTACCGCGCGGTGACGTTCGATGATCTGCGCATCGCCTATAGCGAGCAGATCAACGGCCTGCTCGACGGCGGCGCGGACATCCTGCTGCTCGAAACCATCTTCGATACGCTGAACGCCAAGGCGGCACTGTACGCGATCGCCGAGATCGTCGACGCCCGCGGCATCGACGTGCCGGTGATGATCTCCGGCACCATCACCGACAAATCCGGCCGCCTGCTGTCGGGCCAGATGCCGGAAGCGTTCTGGAATTCGGTGCGGCACGCCCGCCCGATCACCATCGGCTTCAACTGCGCGCTCGGCGCCAAGGATCTGCGCGCCCACATCGCCGATATCAGCCGCGTCGCCGATACGCTGGTCTGCGCCTATCCCAACGCCGGCCTGCCCAACGAATTCGGCCAGTACGACGAGAGCCCGGAATACATGGCTGGTCTCGTCGGCGAGTTCGCCGAAGCCGGCCTCGTCAACATCGTCGGCGGCTGCTGCGGCACTACGCCGGCCCACATCAAGGCGATCGCCGAAGCGGTCGCGCCGCATAAGCCACGCGTGATCCCGACGATCGAGCCGCGGCTGCGGCTCTCCGGCCTCGAGCCGTTCGAACTGACCAAGGACATTCCGTTCGTCAACGTCGGCGAACGCACCAACGTCACCGGCTCGGCGAAATTCCGCAAGCTGATCACCGCCGGCGACTACGCCGCCGCGCTGCAGGTGGCGCGCGACCAGGTCGAGAACGGCGCCCAGATCATCGACGTCAACATGGACGAAGGGCTTCTCGATTCCGAAGCCGCGATGGTCACCTTCCTCAACCTCGTTGCCGCCGAGCCGGACATCGCCAAGGTGCCGGTGATGGTCGACTCCTCGAAGTTCAACGTGATCGAGGCCGGGCTGAAGTGCCTGCAGGGCAAGCCGGTAGTGAACTCGATCTCGCTAAAAGAAGGCGAGGACAAGTTCATCCACGAGGCGGGCATCGCCAAGCGTCACGGCGCCGCCGTGGTGGTGATGGCGTTCGACGAGACCGGCCAGGCCGACACCTACGCGCGCAAGACCGAGATCTGCGCCCGTGCTTACGACATTCTCGTCAACCGCATCGGCTTCCCGCCCGAAGACATCATCTTCGATCCGAACATCTTCGCGATCGCGACGGGCCTCGAAGAGCACAACAATTACGGCGTCGACTTCATCGAGGCGACTCGCTGGATCCGCCAAAACCTGCCGCACGCGCATGTCTCCGGCGGCGTCTCCAACCTGTCGTTCTCGTTCCGCGGCAACGAGCCGGTGCGCGAGGCGATGCACTCGGTGTTCCTGTATCACGCCATCAAGGCCGGCATGGACATGGGCATCGTCAATGCCGGGCAGATGATCGTGTATGACGACATCGATCCCGAGCTGCGCCAGGTGTGCGAGGACGTCATCCTCAACCGTGACGCGAGCGCCTCCGAACGCCTGCTGGCGCTCGCCGACAAATATCGCGGCCAGGGCAAGCAGCAGAAGGAACAGGACCTCGCCTGGCGTTCGTGGCCGGTCGAGCAGCGGCTCAGCCACGCGCTGGTGCACGGCATCACCGAGTTCATCGAAGCCGACACCGAGGAAGCGCGTGCCAAGGCCGAGCGGCCCCTGCACGTGATCGAAGGCCCGCTGATGGCCGGCATGAACGTGGTCGGCGACCTGTTCGGCGACGGCAAGATGTTCCTGCCGCAGGTGGTGAAATCCGCCCGCGTGATGAAGCAGGCAGTCGCCTATCTGATGCCGTTCATGGAAGCCGAGAAGGCGGCCAACCTCGCCGCGGGCAAGGACTCCGGGGAGCGCTCCTCCGCCGGCAAGATCGTGCTCGCCACCGTCAAGGGCGACGTCCACGATATCGGCAAGAACATCGTCGGCATCGTGCTCCAGTGCAACAACTTCGAGGTGATCGACCTCGGCGTGATGGTGCCGGCCGCCAAGATCATCGAGACCGCGAAGGCCGAGAACGCCGATATCATCGGCCTGTCCGGGCTGATCACGCCGTCGCTCGACGAGATGAGCTTCCTCGCCGGCGAGCTGCAGCGGAGCGGCTTTGACATTCCGCTGCTGATCGGCGGCGCGACGACGAGCCGTGTCCACACCGCGGTGAAGATCGACCCGGCTTATCCGGCCGGCAGCGTGGTGCACGTCAACGACGCCAGCCGTGCGGTCGGCGTCGCCTCTTCGTTGCTGTCGAAGGACAAGGGCGCCGCCTATGCGGCAGAGGTGCGTGCCGACTACGCCAAGATCTCGGCGGCGCATCACCGCGCCCAGGCCGACAAGAAGCGGCTGACGCTCACCGCCGCCCGCGCCAATTCCACCAAGATCGATTGGGCCGCGACCCAGCCGGTGAAGCCCTCCTTCATCGGCACCCGGAGCTTCAGCAGCTATTCACTCGCCGAACTGGTCGACTACATCGACTGGACGCCGTTCTTCCAGGCCTGGGAGCTCGCCGGACGCTTCCCTGCGATCCTCGAGGATGGTGTGGTCGGCGAAGCGGCGCGGTCGCTGTATGCCGACGCCCGCAAGATGCTGGACCGCATCGTCACCGAGAACTGGTTCACCGCTAACGCGACGATCGGCTTCTGGCCGGCGAATGCGCAAGGCGACGACATCTTGGTCTATGCGGATGAAGCGCGCACCACGCCGATCGCCACGCTGCACAGCCTGCGCCAGCAGCTCGACAAGCGCGAAGGCCGCGCCAACGCCGCGCTCAGCGACTTCATCGCGCCGGTTGCGAGCGGCGTCGCCGACTATATCGGCGGCTTCGTGGTCACCGCCGGCATCGGCGAGGACGTGATCGCCGACAAGTTCAAGGCCGAGCGCGACGACTACTCGTCGATCATGGTCAAGGCGCTGGCCGATCGTCTCGCCGAAGCCTTCGCCGAGCGGATGCACGCCCGCGTCCGCCGCGAGTTCTGGGGCTATGCGCCGGACGAGGCGCTGTCGGCCGACGATCTGATCCTGGAGAAGTATCAAGGCATCCGCCCCGCGCCTGGCTACCCGGCGCAGCCCGACCACACCGAGAAGGCGACACTGTTCGAGCTGCTCGACGCCGAAGCCTCCGCCGGCGTGACGCTGACCGAGAGCTTTGCGATGTGGCCGGGCTCGTCGGTGTCGGGACTGTATTTCAGCCATCCGCAGAGCGCCTATTTCGGCGTCGGCAAGATCGAACGCGACCAGGTCGAAGACTACGCCTCCCGCAAGGGCTGGGACGTCGCCACCGCCGAACGTTGGCTGGCACCGGTGCTGAACTACATCCCATCGCGCAGCACGGGCGCCACGGATGAAACCGGCATGCCGCCGCTGGCGCCGCAAGCCGATGCTCCGCTGTCGGCCGACGACGCAGCGCTGGCCTCGCACCCGCAGGGCTGCACCTGCGCGCTGCACCTCGCCTGGCGCAAGCAGAAGGTGGCGGCGAAGTAACAGCGGCGGACTTCTTGCAGTCGTGATCGCCTGCGCAAGCCGCCGTCCCCACCTCCGTCGTCCCCCGCGCAGGCGGGGGACCCAGTATTGCAGAGAGCGCGTGGTCGGCACCGGCCGATGAAACGAACGCGCTCGGATACTGGTTCGCCCGGACGAGCCGGGCGATGACAGCTGAGAGTGGGGCGAGCGCGTACGTGATCGCGAGGCTTGTCGCGAGCTTCGGCTCGAACTGCGTTGTTCCGATTCAGCCTGTCAAACAGCCACGGCGTCGCGATCTCGCGGCTCTGCCGAGCCCGAGCTATGCGCCCGTCGTCATCACGACGAGGGGCGGGGGCGCGCCGCTTGGCGCAGAGTTGGTGGTTGGTCGCGATGGCTTGCGATCCATCGCGCATCGCCTTCACGGCGCGCCCACCAGCGGCGATCTTTTGGCGTCGGGACCGTTCTTCCGGGCGCGGGGAGCACGGGGATTTCTCCCGCCTCGTTCCGTCCCGTCCAGCCACGCGATGGGCAGCCGCTCATAGTAGCGGCGGACGGCGACCTCTTGCCTCCCGGAAGAAGTGGGTGCGAACCACCTCGCGCAGGACGCCGCGTCATCCGGCTTCGGCTGACACGTCAGCCGCCACCGAACTCACCGGCCGGTCTCCCGGCCGACGATCTGTCCCGCTTCCAAGCGCCCTCGAGAAGCGCCCCTCACGGACAGGACGACACGGACTATAGTCCTTATAGGAATATTGTCAATACGTGATGCCAGCGGCTTCGACGCCGGACGGCGCGGATCGCGATCGATGCGGCGATGGCAACGTCACGCCTGATTGCAAGATGGATGCGCGGGTCAAGCCCGCGCATGACGAGGGTGTATCCCCTCTCGTTCATCATTCCGGGGCGCGCGCAGCGCGAGCCCGGAATCCATAACCACCGCATTCATGATGGACCGAGAATCCCGTTCCGCGCATCATCGAAGCCGAGACGACACGGCTTATGGATTCCGGACTTGCGCGCAAATGCGCGCAATCCGGAATGACGAACGAGGGGCACCGAACAGCATCCAGGTGGGCTTCGATGCCTTACTACGTCTATCTGCTCGCCAACGGAAAGCATGGCACGCTGTATCTTGGCGTGACCAACGATCTGGTGCGACGCGTACACGAACATCGCAGCAAGACAGCGCCGGGATTCTCGGAGCGTTACGGCATCGATCGGCTGGTGTGGTTCGAGATCTATGACGACGCCATTGCCGCGATCCCGCGGGAGAAACAGCTCAAGAAGTGGCGGCGTGATTGGAAGATCAGACTGATCGAAGACCAGAACCCGGACTGGGTCGATCTTTATCCGGGAATTTGCAGTTAGCACGGAGCGCGACGGCGTCGCACCACGTCATACCGAGACAACGCAGGTCACGATGGAGTGTTACACACGGTTCCTCTCTCGTCATTCCGGATTGCGCGCTCTTGCGCGCAAGTCCGGAATCCATACGCCGTGCGCTCTCGGTTACGGTGATGCGCAGAGGAAGGGCCTCGATCTGCACCAAGCACGGGGGTTATGGATTCCGGGCTCGCGCTACGCGCGCCCCGGAATGACGAACGAGAGGCCTGCGACGCGGTCACCGGAGCATCGCAAAGGCTGAATCCGGCGAACCCATCGCCTCGATCAGCGCCCTTGAATTTAAGGCTTACGTAGCCCCTGAGCTCACTCCCCCTCATCCGTCGCCAGCAGTCCCTTCACCGCCCTCGCCCAGCCCGCCAATTTGCGTTCGCGCGTCGCTGCGCTCATGGCAGGGCGGAAGCGGTGGTCGAGGCGCCAGTTGTCGGCGAATTTTTGCGGTTCGGGGAAAACGCCGGCGCTAAGGCCGGCGAGGTAGGCGGCGCCGAGCGCGGTGGTTTCCTGGATCACCGGGCGGTCGACCGGGGCGTCGAGCAGATCGGCGAGGCGCTGCATGGTCCAGTCCGAAGCGGTCATGCCGCCGTCGACGCGGAGCACGGTGGTGGCAGCATCGGCATCCGGCCAGTCGGCGCGCATCGCCGCCCACAGGTCGAAGGTCTGGTAGCACACGCTCTCCAGCGCCGCGTGGGCAAGCTCGGCTGGGCCGGTGTTGCGCGTCAAGCCGAACAGCGCGCCGCGCACGCGCGGATTCCAATACGGCGCGCCCATGCCGACGAACGCCGGCACCAGATACACGCTCTGCGCCGAATCCGACTTGTCGGCGAGCGGCCCGGTCTCGGAGGCATGCTTGATGACGCCGAGGCCATCGCGCAGCCATTGTACCGCGCTGCCGGCGACGAAGATCGAGCCTTCCAGCGCGTAGGTGCGTTTGCCATCGAGCTGATAGGCGACCGTGGTGAGCAGCTTGTTGTTCGACTTCACCG from Rhodopseudomonas palustris carries:
- a CDS encoding LLM class flavin-dependent oxidoreductase produces the protein MLPLSILDLSVVTTGTPPAAALRNSIDLARHADVLGYVRYWLAEHHNLPSVASPAPDIMIGQIAAVTERIHVGSGGVMLPNHAPLVVAERFKMLEALFPGRIDLGIGRAPGTDQATMHALRRRLDGREGDDFLERLQELTLWETRGFPPGHPYNNVVAMPDDTPLPPIWLLGSSDYSSELAAQVGMGFAFAHHFASHDAVEALTHYRSNFRPTRWRSTPHGILAVAAVVADTDEEAERLASSMDLSRLLRDRGRYVPLPSVEEALSYSYTDADRASIARNRSRLFVGSPATVRQALQPLISASHADELMVITAVYDHEARKRSYSLLADAFELQRAAA
- the metH gene encoding methionine synthase — protein: MTKPISAARTRLLALAAQRILVLDGAMGTMIQQLQLDEAAFRGERFKDFHRDLRGNNDLLILTQPQAIEDIHAQYLRAGADIVATNTFSSTSIAQADYDMSDLAYEMSRDGARLARNAAAKVEAEDGKPRFVAGAIGPTNRTASISPDVANPGYRAVTFDDLRIAYSEQINGLLDGGADILLLETIFDTLNAKAALYAIAEIVDARGIDVPVMISGTITDKSGRLLSGQMPEAFWNSVRHARPITIGFNCALGAKDLRAHIADISRVADTLVCAYPNAGLPNEFGQYDESPEYMAGLVGEFAEAGLVNIVGGCCGTTPAHIKAIAEAVAPHKPRVIPTIEPRLRLSGLEPFELTKDIPFVNVGERTNVTGSAKFRKLITAGDYAAALQVARDQVENGAQIIDVNMDEGLLDSEAAMVTFLNLVAAEPDIAKVPVMVDSSKFNVIEAGLKCLQGKPVVNSISLKEGEDKFIHEAGIAKRHGAAVVVMAFDETGQADTYARKTEICARAYDILVNRIGFPPEDIIFDPNIFAIATGLEEHNNYGVDFIEATRWIRQNLPHAHVSGGVSNLSFSFRGNEPVREAMHSVFLYHAIKAGMDMGIVNAGQMIVYDDIDPELRQVCEDVILNRDASASERLLALADKYRGQGKQQKEQDLAWRSWPVEQRLSHALVHGITEFIEADTEEARAKAERPLHVIEGPLMAGMNVVGDLFGDGKMFLPQVVKSARVMKQAVAYLMPFMEAEKAANLAAGKDSGERSSAGKIVLATVKGDVHDIGKNIVGIVLQCNNFEVIDLGVMVPAAKIIETAKAENADIIGLSGLITPSLDEMSFLAGELQRSGFDIPLLIGGATTSRVHTAVKIDPAYPAGSVVHVNDASRAVGVASSLLSKDKGAAYAAEVRADYAKISAAHHRAQADKKRLTLTAARANSTKIDWAATQPVKPSFIGTRSFSSYSLAELVDYIDWTPFFQAWELAGRFPAILEDGVVGEAARSLYADARKMLDRIVTENWFTANATIGFWPANAQGDDILVYADEARTTPIATLHSLRQQLDKREGRANAALSDFIAPVASGVADYIGGFVVTAGIGEDVIADKFKAERDDYSSIMVKALADRLAEAFAERMHARVRREFWGYAPDEALSADDLILEKYQGIRPAPGYPAQPDHTEKATLFELLDAEASAGVTLTESFAMWPGSSVSGLYFSHPQSAYFGVGKIERDQVEDYASRKGWDVATAERWLAPVLNYIPSRSTGATDETGMPPLAPQADAPLSADDAALASHPQGCTCALHLAWRKQKVAAK
- a CDS encoding GIY-YIG nuclease family protein, with the translated sequence MPYYVYLLANGKHGTLYLGVTNDLVRRVHEHRSKTAPGFSERYGIDRLVWFEIYDDAIAAIPREKQLKKWRRDWKIRLIEDQNPDWVDLYPGICS
- a CDS encoding prephenate dehydratase → MKIAFQGEPGANSHIAISDAYPTAEAMPCATFEDALSAISSGEADLGMIPIENSVAGRVADIHHLLPTSKLFIVGEWFLPIRHQLVAVPGAKLEDIKTVESHVHALGQCRRIIRKFGLKPIVAGDTAGSARIIAERGDKTCAAISSRLAAKIYGLDILAEDIEDEAHNTTRFVVLAREPRWAAQGSGKLVTTFVFRVRNLPAALYKALGGFATNGVNMTKLESYMVDGNFFATQFYADVEGHPEDRNLAFALDELKFFSREFRIVGVYPGHPFRDTFSER
- a CDS encoding c-type cytochrome — translated: MDTFELNKIVGAIFGTLLILLLSNFAAQAIFSPTKPEKQGYAIAVKEAEPAQAKDAAPKVDEPIEKLLQTASVDQGSKVAKKCAACHTFEKDGPNRVGPNLYGIVGDHRGEGRNGFNFSAAMKAKGGAWTFDELNKFLANPKGYIPGTAMSFAGIPNDKERADLIAYLNKNSDKPEALPATAEK
- the metF gene encoding methylenetetrahydrofolate reductase [NAD(P)H]; this translates as MSDLPQQLPAISFEFFPPKTEEMERNLWQAISRLAPLHPSFVSVTYGAGGSTRERTHATIARILKETDLTPAAHLTCVDAPCADVDDVVARYHDIGVRHIVALRGDPTTGLGGTYTPHPQGYRSSADLVASIKRRYPDIDVTVSAYPEKHPESTGFDADLDILKAKVDAGATRAITQFFFDNDLYFRYLDRVRARGIDIPIVPGILPVQNFKQAAGFAARAGASVPDWLAKQFEGLDDDPDTRKLVAATVAAGQVHKLAKHGVNNFHFYTMNRADLVFAISHLLGFRPIAKQKAA
- a CDS encoding 3-deoxy-manno-octulosonate cytidylyltransferase, with translation MTSPATLVLIPARMAATRLPGKPLLDIAGLPMVVQVLRRAQAAEIGRVAVATDTPEIAAAVTAHGGEVVMTRADHPSGSDRIFEALQTLDPERKIDTVINLQGDFPTIRPEQIGAVLDPLADPAVDIATLAAEIHTEEEATNPNVVKVIGSPLAADRLRALYFTRATAPWGDGPRYHHIGLYGYRRAALERFVALPPSPLEVREKLEQLRALEAGMRIDVGIVDTVPRGVDTAADLETARRVLGG